Proteins encoded within one genomic window of Salipaludibacillus agaradhaerens:
- a CDS encoding DUF5344 family protein, with product MGKEIKIVYEEVQQSLDTFQETSQSISTTTLDKVGVDNLLDSVDKLNNVNLQVNQLVQSYQNLLIINASGSKELIQSMKNVDKKLSNSIK from the coding sequence ATGGGAAAAGAAATTAAAATTGTTTATGAAGAAGTTCAGCAATCGCTCGACACATTCCAAGAAACAAGTCAATCAATAAGCACAACTACACTTGATAAGGTTGGCGTTGATAATTTATTAGATTCAGTAGATAAATTAAATAATGTAAATTTACAAGTAAATCAACTTGTTCAATCTTATCAGAATCTACTGATAATTAATGCATCAGGATCAAAAGAGTTGATACAATCAATGAAAAACGTAGATAAAAAGCTAAGCAACTCAATAAAGTAG
- a CDS encoding YybH family protein: MTYQSALKTYIEATNSHQFEKVAHVLHPEALYWFTDETCATHDAIQHYFEQAWEKVKDEVYEAVDVTWLTATDTTAVCTYTYKYKGYVEGRFVTGSGRATNVFVVDENGAWKLIHEHLSSLP; encoded by the coding sequence ATGACTTATCAATCTGCGTTAAAGACTTATATTGAAGCAACAAACTCACATCAATTTGAAAAGGTTGCTCACGTCTTACATCCTGAGGCATTGTATTGGTTTACGGATGAAACGTGTGCGACACATGATGCTATACAACATTATTTTGAACAAGCGTGGGAGAAAGTAAAGGATGAGGTATATGAAGCGGTAGACGTGACGTGGCTCACCGCAACAGATACAACAGCGGTATGTACGTATACATATAAGTATAAAGGGTATGTGGAAGGGCGTTTTGTCACTGGAAGTGGTCGGGCAACAAATGTGTTTGTTGTAGATGAAAACGGAGCTTGGAAATTAATTCATGAGCACTTAAGCTCTTTACCATAA
- a CDS encoding T7SS effector LXG polymorphic toxin yields MKRLNVSTLHNGIEKTISKLRCQKQDFHRVEKEIHGIISLQDSLKGKGGEAIKAFYEDCHLPFLKHFHNFNTQYENALKQMQAAIQTLEPNADGYITQDFLEHDVNNGLDKLKNVTMALTDEANLIIESIQDIISLPKLDDQRVMQSISHAKQQVGDTVDQLLQFDHTQTRALTVVERDVATLKTFVTQIEDLFKSGKLTIANYRAGQLDKELAFMSITGIYNIAQQLKELSLKYTKDINYIKHIIQKALMLAYNPIIVSFFPKSVILAGVPITKQFQSILKPDHSHLSFSKQIQNGKYKNLSQIYNVMNQELINSELLPHYENIVNSLGNTFSKFRELSDSTFVKKVAPAIIKVMYGLGRNKKTSYTEDPINIASGNFIYQHKDIIIPGQSGLHLTRFYNSQDDQKNTFGKKWIFNFGVNLKLLNNYDIEVTFEDGHRELFENQGNDSYQSTVGSFNSLTTHYDGYTLILPSRETYFFNKAGRLSFLIDAKGAQTTFEYNTSGLLTRAKSDIGSLSFTYNNLELISSIEDHTGRNVSYNYHGENLISYTDPEGNSIHYQYNDNNLLTEIISPNNKGRVKNLYDYQGRVIEQTAPNGGVTSLTYLSDGFTTVVTNALGYETTFIHNNRYQLVKKILPTGEQESYSYTERDQISKFIDRRGHSTEFFYDTAGNCIEVKDSLNQTTLMAYNNHRMSKIIYPDGASHTFEYDEYGNVIQEKDPLNHTSNFTYSKDGFLEGWNLPNGTYIKQSRDANGNLASRINNFNQVTTYKYDSLNRIKTLLNAKGHSFDYEYNSNHQLTKLVYPDGSKVQLDYDNHGNLTSKTDQEGHDTYYEYDNFDKLIKITNAKGHVDSFEYDLLGQVIKQIDAKNNEISFSYDSLGRLETVTDQDSFITTYCYDAADNITKVTNPEGGETHFSYDALNRVTAIKNSFGENVRLEYDSQNRITKEIHSEKLETNYTYNLAGQLIKKIDSAGQKTSFKYNANNLLEKITLSDGSFWFYEYNALGQPIKITNPLGHTIERSYDETGQVISAKDPLGQQTTFVYDPMERLCTIIYPNQAEKSFTYTPKGLLSKVINENGYETEYMYDALNLLKEVKDPLGNITKYDYDATKNLTKVSRLNGISESISHQIKKYVPQNANFAIDDHSELVEQIVRYEYNPRGYLAKKTDSTGYSTTYSYDGLGNLINVIDRDNFATSYHYSKGQRLNLVKYGDGRSIAYNYTKTGQISEIEDWSGTTHFEYNSLGQLITVKTPNNESIHYKWTAQGQRAFTTYPDGYEVGNEYNSLGQLVKVTDSLKCATNYSYDENGDLASVSLHDGSLTTFKYDPLSRVTELSYLNSQDMVTEKHIYEYDPVGNRKKAIIFSRDEKPSDKIEYSYDALNQITEVKGVSGQHTRFFYDMTGNRLAELTQNNQTTQSGYVFNYDRLNRMKQRMDIMTLDKNYYSYDNRGNLLEIFQGDHLTQKHTFDATNQLVEAWTNMDVESKFTYNGLGQRIQKTISNSPTKETHQLLRNKEVTNPDILLEERFIQDILSPANHVLTKTTGDNKVHRYTYGINLIKEDILTSTLKNGNASNTNTQESLDTYSFKHNEQGSIVSSVRLKTEESKHMKYDTFGSPILKDSDTILDGAHHYSYTGLPYDKETGLYYAQARYYMPNTGRFISEDSWEGHMLHPNTTNPYPYVVNQPMTYTDTSGQKPENSTRGYCTENRDESITCYDPTQDLDISSNNTSMNTVIAAPALNPGIWHSLGGTTAGTGAGIAAGAGLAGAAGVIGFGGTVASGFAGNWDNVYVPRALTGNPQLTEWEELTTPELKERIIADSNNNVGGLSADDLASVEAYIGKNAPTKGEVATHNKRLKNTLVNGKERKKIPGVPPNVPKKGINHSGAHERYIQQQATNPPVDPFTGLSAHSKIPGGPKWGGLVGIFTVSGVAFGDGYVELMNRQNKAKENLQFAEQYYKENWKGQN; encoded by the coding sequence ATGAAAAGATTAAATGTTAGTACATTACATAATGGCATAGAAAAAACTATTAGTAAACTTAGGTGTCAAAAGCAAGATTTTCATCGAGTGGAAAAAGAAATACACGGTATTATATCACTTCAGGACTCATTAAAAGGAAAAGGTGGTGAAGCTATTAAAGCTTTCTACGAAGACTGCCACCTACCTTTTTTAAAACATTTTCACAACTTTAATACCCAGTATGAAAATGCTTTGAAACAAATGCAAGCTGCTATCCAAACTTTGGAACCAAACGCTGATGGCTATATAACACAGGATTTTTTAGAACATGACGTCAACAATGGATTAGACAAACTAAAAAATGTAACAATGGCTTTAACAGACGAAGCAAACCTTATTATAGAAAGTATTCAAGATATCATTTCTTTACCTAAACTCGATGATCAACGAGTCATGCAATCAATTAGTCATGCGAAACAGCAAGTGGGCGACACAGTCGACCAATTATTACAGTTTGACCATACACAAACTAGAGCACTTACTGTAGTGGAACGAGATGTTGCAACATTGAAAACATTTGTAACTCAAATAGAGGACCTCTTTAAGAGTGGGAAGCTAACAATTGCTAATTATCGTGCTGGACAACTGGATAAAGAACTTGCTTTTATGTCTATAACAGGCATATATAACATTGCTCAACAATTAAAAGAACTATCACTTAAGTACACAAAAGACATCAATTATATAAAACATATCATACAAAAAGCCTTAATGCTTGCTTACAATCCCATTATAGTTTCTTTTTTTCCAAAGTCTGTAATATTAGCAGGTGTACCTATTACAAAGCAATTTCAATCAATTTTAAAGCCTGATCATTCTCATTTATCCTTCTCAAAGCAAATACAAAATGGTAAATATAAAAACTTGTCACAAATTTACAACGTCATGAATCAAGAATTAATTAACAGCGAACTACTCCCTCATTATGAAAATATTGTGAATTCATTAGGGAACACCTTCTCCAAATTTAGGGAACTTAGCGACTCTACATTTGTGAAAAAAGTTGCCCCTGCCATTATTAAAGTTATGTATGGTTTAGGACGCAATAAAAAAACATCTTATACTGAAGATCCTATTAATATAGCCTCAGGCAACTTTATTTATCAACATAAAGACATAATTATACCAGGGCAAAGTGGTCTACACTTAACACGATTCTACAACTCACAAGATGATCAGAAGAATACGTTCGGGAAAAAATGGATTTTCAACTTTGGGGTGAATTTAAAGCTCTTAAATAATTATGATATAGAAGTCACATTTGAAGATGGGCACAGAGAATTATTTGAAAATCAAGGAAATGACTCCTATCAGTCGACTGTAGGTTCCTTTAATTCTCTGACTACGCATTATGATGGCTATACTCTCATATTACCTAGCAGAGAAACATATTTTTTCAATAAAGCTGGTAGGTTGAGCTTTTTAATAGATGCTAAAGGAGCGCAAACCACTTTTGAATATAATACAAGTGGGTTACTCACAAGAGCAAAAAGTGATATTGGTTCCCTGAGTTTTACCTATAATAATCTAGAACTCATATCCAGCATAGAAGATCATACTGGTCGAAATGTCAGTTATAACTACCACGGAGAAAATCTTATTAGTTATACTGATCCAGAAGGGAATTCCATTCATTATCAATATAATGATAATAACCTTCTAACAGAAATTATAAGTCCTAACAACAAAGGAAGGGTTAAAAACCTATACGATTATCAAGGTCGAGTAATTGAGCAGACTGCTCCAAACGGAGGTGTTACTAGCCTCACTTATTTGAGTGATGGCTTCACAACTGTTGTCACTAATGCATTAGGATATGAAACTACCTTTATTCATAATAATCGCTATCAATTAGTCAAAAAAATACTCCCTACAGGAGAGCAGGAATCGTATAGCTACACTGAAAGGGATCAAATAAGTAAATTTATTGACCGGAGGGGACACTCTACAGAATTTTTCTATGATACTGCTGGTAATTGCATTGAAGTGAAGGATTCACTCAATCAGACAACCTTAATGGCCTATAACAATCATCGAATGAGCAAAATAATTTATCCTGATGGTGCATCCCATACATTTGAATATGATGAATATGGCAATGTTATTCAAGAAAAGGATCCACTTAACCATACGTCTAATTTCACATACAGCAAGGATGGCTTTTTAGAAGGGTGGAATCTACCTAATGGTACTTATATTAAACAATCACGTGATGCTAATGGCAATTTGGCAAGTAGAATAAATAATTTCAATCAAGTTACTACATATAAATATGACTCTTTAAACCGTATTAAGACATTGTTAAATGCAAAAGGACATTCTTTTGATTATGAATATAACTCGAACCATCAACTTACAAAGTTAGTGTATCCAGATGGAAGTAAAGTTCAATTAGACTACGATAATCATGGAAATTTAACATCTAAAACGGATCAAGAAGGACATGACACATATTATGAATACGATAATTTTGACAAACTCATTAAAATCACAAACGCTAAAGGACATGTAGACTCTTTTGAATATGATTTACTTGGTCAAGTTATCAAACAAATTGATGCTAAAAATAATGAAATATCCTTTTCCTATGATTCGCTTGGAAGACTAGAAACAGTCACAGATCAAGACAGTTTTATAACAACGTATTGTTATGATGCAGCAGACAATATCACCAAAGTAACAAACCCTGAAGGTGGCGAAACCCACTTTTCTTATGATGCCTTAAACAGGGTCACAGCTATTAAAAATTCGTTTGGAGAGAATGTACGTTTAGAATACGATTCACAAAATAGGATAACAAAGGAAATACATTCAGAAAAACTAGAAACTAATTACACCTACAATCTTGCAGGTCAGTTAATTAAGAAAATTGATTCAGCTGGTCAGAAAACATCTTTCAAGTATAATGCGAACAATTTACTTGAAAAAATAACTTTATCTGATGGTTCATTTTGGTTTTACGAATATAATGCATTAGGACAACCTATAAAAATAACTAATCCACTTGGCCACACAATCGAACGCTCCTATGATGAAACTGGACAAGTGATATCGGCAAAAGATCCTTTAGGACAACAAACTACATTTGTATATGATCCAATGGAACGCTTATGTACAATTATTTATCCTAATCAAGCAGAAAAAAGTTTCACGTACACACCTAAAGGGCTTCTTTCTAAAGTCATTAACGAAAACGGATACGAAACGGAATATATGTACGATGCTCTTAATTTATTAAAGGAAGTTAAAGATCCTTTAGGCAACATTACTAAGTATGACTATGACGCTACAAAAAATCTTACTAAAGTTTCAAGACTTAATGGTATTTCTGAATCTATCTCGCACCAAATAAAAAAATACGTACCTCAGAATGCTAATTTTGCAATCGATGATCATTCTGAGTTAGTAGAACAAATTGTAAGGTACGAATATAACCCTCGCGGCTATTTAGCCAAAAAAACAGACAGTACAGGTTATTCTACAACGTATTCTTATGATGGATTAGGAAATCTTATTAATGTCATAGATCGTGACAATTTCGCGACTAGCTATCATTATAGTAAAGGGCAACGTCTAAATCTTGTGAAGTATGGTGACGGAAGATCAATTGCATATAATTATACTAAAACAGGGCAAATTTCAGAGATTGAAGATTGGTCAGGGACTACACATTTTGAATATAATTCTCTAGGGCAACTGATTACTGTCAAAACACCCAACAATGAAAGTATTCATTATAAGTGGACAGCTCAAGGACAACGAGCATTTACAACGTATCCTGATGGCTATGAAGTTGGCAATGAGTATAATTCCCTCGGGCAGTTAGTAAAAGTAACAGACTCATTAAAATGTGCCACAAATTATAGTTATGATGAAAATGGCGACCTTGCATCCGTTAGCCTACATGATGGAAGTCTAACAACTTTTAAATATGACCCATTATCTCGAGTCACAGAATTGTCCTATTTAAACTCCCAAGATATGGTGACCGAAAAACACATTTATGAATACGATCCAGTTGGGAATAGAAAAAAGGCTATAATATTTTCGAGAGATGAAAAGCCGTCAGACAAGATTGAATATAGCTACGATGCTTTAAACCAAATTACTGAGGTTAAAGGAGTATCTGGTCAACATACTCGTTTTTTCTATGATATGACTGGAAATAGATTAGCTGAGCTTACTCAAAATAATCAAACCACTCAATCCGGCTATGTGTTTAACTACGATAGATTAAATCGCATGAAACAACGCATGGATATTATGACACTAGATAAGAATTACTACTCGTATGATAATCGAGGAAACTTATTAGAAATCTTTCAAGGGGATCATTTAACTCAGAAACATACATTTGATGCTACTAATCAACTCGTAGAGGCATGGACTAACATGGATGTGGAATCAAAATTCACATATAATGGGTTAGGACAGCGAATTCAAAAGACAATCTCAAACTCACCAACAAAGGAGACACATCAGCTTTTACGTAATAAAGAGGTAACCAATCCAGATATTCTTTTAGAAGAACGTTTTATTCAAGATATCTTATCCCCCGCTAATCATGTACTAACAAAAACAACTGGCGATAACAAGGTTCACCGTTACACATATGGAATCAATCTAATTAAAGAAGATATTTTAACATCAACATTAAAAAATGGTAATGCTTCTAATACCAACACACAAGAATCATTAGATACTTACTCCTTTAAACATAACGAACAAGGAAGCATTGTATCAAGTGTACGTCTAAAAACAGAAGAATCTAAACATATGAAATATGATACCTTTGGATCTCCTATATTGAAAGATAGTGATACTATTTTAGATGGAGCTCACCATTATTCTTATACAGGACTTCCTTATGATAAAGAAACGGGGCTTTATTATGCTCAAGCCCGCTATTACATGCCCAATACTGGAAGGTTTATTTCTGAGGATTCTTGGGAAGGTCACATGTTACATCCAAATACTACAAATCCTTATCCTTATGTAGTGAATCAACCAATGACTTACACTGATACTTCTGGTCAAAAACCAGAAAATTCAACAAGGGGTTACTGTACAGAAAACAGAGATGAGTCCATTACTTGTTATGACCCTACTCAGGACCTTGACATAAGCTCCAACAATACTTCCATGAACACAGTCATTGCTGCCCCTGCACTTAACCCTGGTATTTGGCACAGTTTAGGTGGTACTACAGCTGGGACTGGGGCTGGAATAGCTGCTGGTGCAGGACTTGCGGGTGCCGCGGGAGTTATAGGATTTGGAGGAACAGTAGCCTCAGGCTTCGCAGGGAATTGGGATAATGTATATGTCCCACGAGCCTTAACAGGAAATCCCCAATTAACTGAATGGGAAGAACTGACAACCCCTGAGTTAAAAGAAAGAATAATTGCTGATTCGAATAATAACGTAGGTGGATTGTCTGCAGATGATTTAGCAAGCGTGGAAGCATATATAGGAAAAAATGCACCAACCAAAGGGGAGGTAGCCACTCACAATAAAAGGTTAAAAAATACTTTGGTCAATGGAAAAGAACGCAAAAAAATACCAGGCGTACCTCCAAATGTTCCTAAAAAAGGAATTAACCATAGTGGGGCACATGAACGTTATATTCAACAACAAGCTACAAATCCTCCAGTTGATCCTTTCACTGGTCTTTCCGCCCACTCTAAAATACCGGGAGGACCAAAATGGGGGGGATTAGTCGGTATTTTTACAGTTAGCGGAGTTGCTTTTGGAGATGGTTATGTCGAGCTTATGAACAGGCAAAATAAAGCTAAAGAAAATTTACAATTCGCAGAGCAGTACTATAAGGAAAACTGGAAAGGACAAAACTAA